The following are encoded in a window of Bacillus sp. SORGH_AS_0510 genomic DNA:
- a CDS encoding alpha-glucosidase, translating to MKKNEQWWKRSVVYQIYPRSFMDSNGDGIGDIQGIIQKLDYLKLLGIDVIWLSPVYDSPNDDNGYDIRDYQKIMEEFGTMADFDLMLEEIHKRDMKLVMDLVVNHTSDEHEWFVQSKKSKDNPYRDYYIWREGKDGKEPNNWGSFFSGPAWDYDEATKEYYLHLFAKKQPDLNWENPALREEVYRMMRFWLDKGIDGFRMDVINMISKQPGLPDGVQAEGQLYGDGSPFYMNGPRIHEFLKEMNKEVLAKYPIMTVGEMPGTTPEDAILYTNPERNEVNMIFTFEHMDLDSAPGGKWNLKPLNLVDLKENLAKWQVGLHNKGWNSLYWNNHDQPRIVSRFGNDQEYRVESAKMLAACLHFMQGTPYIYQGEEIGMTNVKFDSLDDYRDIETLNMYKERSSLGYTHEEIMTSIYAKGRDNARTPVQWDATEHGGFTTGTPWIKVNPRYKDINVKSTLEDPQSVFYFYQKLISLRKEMDIIVEGDFNLLLKDHPSIFSYERNWKDEQLLVLCNFSKNEVEITEEELVNSITNSQLLLSNYEAGTLTTLRPYEVKVLTK from the coding sequence GTGAAAAAAAATGAGCAGTGGTGGAAGAGAAGCGTTGTCTATCAAATATACCCAAGAAGCTTTATGGATTCGAATGGAGATGGAATAGGCGATATCCAAGGAATCATTCAAAAGCTCGATTACTTAAAATTACTAGGCATCGATGTGATCTGGTTAAGTCCGGTGTATGATTCTCCGAATGATGATAATGGGTATGATATCCGTGATTATCAAAAAATCATGGAAGAGTTCGGCACGATGGCTGATTTTGACCTAATGCTTGAAGAAATACATAAGCGCGACATGAAATTAGTCATGGACCTTGTTGTGAACCATACCTCTGACGAACATGAGTGGTTTGTTCAGTCAAAAAAATCGAAGGATAATCCTTACCGTGACTATTATATTTGGCGTGAAGGTAAAGATGGAAAAGAGCCGAACAATTGGGGTTCTTTTTTCAGCGGTCCAGCGTGGGATTACGATGAAGCAACCAAAGAATATTACTTGCACTTATTTGCGAAAAAACAACCGGATCTTAACTGGGAAAATCCAGCTCTACGTGAAGAAGTGTATCGCATGATGAGATTTTGGCTCGATAAAGGGATTGATGGCTTCCGTATGGATGTTATCAATATGATTTCTAAACAGCCAGGGTTACCAGATGGTGTACAGGCAGAGGGTCAATTATATGGAGATGGCAGCCCCTTTTATATGAATGGACCTAGAATTCATGAATTCTTAAAGGAAATGAATAAAGAGGTATTAGCGAAATATCCAATTATGACAGTAGGAGAAATGCCTGGTACTACACCGGAAGATGCCATTCTCTATACAAACCCAGAACGAAATGAAGTAAACATGATTTTTACGTTTGAACATATGGACCTTGATAGTGCACCAGGTGGAAAGTGGAATCTAAAGCCTCTAAACCTTGTGGACTTAAAGGAAAACTTGGCCAAGTGGCAAGTAGGGTTACACAACAAAGGTTGGAACAGTTTATATTGGAATAATCACGACCAGCCAAGAATTGTGTCACGTTTCGGGAATGACCAGGAATACCGTGTGGAATCAGCCAAAATGTTAGCAGCCTGTCTGCATTTCATGCAAGGGACTCCATATATCTATCAGGGAGAAGAAATCGGAATGACGAATGTGAAGTTCGACTCGTTAGATGACTACCGTGATATTGAGACCTTGAATATGTATAAGGAACGTTCGTCTTTAGGTTACACGCATGAAGAGATTATGACGTCCATCTACGCCAAAGGAAGAGACAATGCAAGAACACCTGTACAGTGGGATGCAACAGAGCATGGAGGATTTACAACTGGAACTCCATGGATTAAAGTCAATCCAAGGTATAAGGATATTAATGTAAAAAGTACACTAGAAGATCCACAGTCCGTTTTTTACTTCTATCAAAAGTTGATTTCTTTGCGTAAGGAAATGGATATTATCGTGGAAGGAGATTTTAATTTGTTACTTAAAGATCATCCATCCATTTTTTCATATGAGAGAAATTGGAAGGATGAACAACTCCTAGTGTTATGTAACTTTAGTAAGAATGAAGTAGAGATTACCGAGGAAGAATTAGTTAATAGTATAACAAATTCTCAATTGCTTCTTTCGAACTATGAAGCGGGAACATTGACTACTTTACGTCCGTATGAGGTAAAAGTTTTAACCAAATAA
- a CDS encoding SemiSWEET transporter produces MQGFIPVFGYVAAVLTTMSFLPQAIKTIKEKNTEGISLVMYSLFTIGVLLWLIYGLLTKDIPIIAANGITLILSATILTLKIKYSARTGTN; encoded by the coding sequence ATGCAGGGGTTCATACCTGTGTTCGGATATGTAGCGGCTGTGTTAACAACGATGTCCTTCCTGCCGCAGGCAATTAAAACCATCAAAGAGAAAAATACCGAGGGAATTTCACTTGTCATGTACAGCTTGTTTACTATAGGTGTGCTTTTATGGCTCATTTATGGCTTATTGACGAAGGATATCCCAATAATAGCTGCTAACGGAATTACTTTGATTTTATCGGCAACTATATTAACCTTGAAAATTAAGTATAGTGCTAGAACAGGTACGAATTAA
- a CDS encoding DinB family protein: MLQRPLTSEYPEYYVPYVDLVPEGDLLTILNEDLNSTIALFEGISNEEGHFRYATDKWSIKEVLGHMTDTERIMSYRLLRIGRGDQTALAGFNENEFVEGSQINNQSINDILEDFVATRKATITLIKNMPVEAWSYKGNANNTEVTARAIGYIIAGHAIHHKKIIKERYLSAKNR, translated from the coding sequence ATGTTACAACGCCCATTAACTAGTGAGTACCCGGAGTATTATGTACCGTATGTGGACCTTGTTCCCGAAGGAGATTTGCTAACCATTCTGAATGAGGATCTAAATAGTACCATCGCACTTTTTGAAGGTATTTCAAATGAAGAGGGACACTTTCGCTATGCCACAGATAAATGGAGCATCAAAGAAGTTCTCGGTCATATGACTGATACCGAAAGAATTATGAGCTATCGCCTGCTTCGTATTGGCCGCGGTGACCAAACAGCATTAGCTGGCTTTAATGAAAATGAATTTGTAGAAGGCTCGCAAATTAACAACCAATCTATTAATGATATACTCGAGGATTTTGTAGCAACACGCAAAGCTACGATTACTTTAATTAAAAACATGCCTGTGGAAGCCTGGAGCTACAAAGGTAATGCCAACAATACGGAAGTAACTGCCCGCGCCATCGGCTACATAATTGCAGGTCACGCCATCCATCACAAAAAGATTATTAAAGAGAGATACTTATCAGCGAAAAATAGGTAG
- a CDS encoding Gfo/Idh/MocA family protein, whose translation MEKLRVAVIGCGSIAQYRHLPEYKANKNVELVAVCDINEERAIEVAEKFGAKAYTSYEELLDAGGVDAVSVCTPNYLHAPISIAALHAGFHVLCEKPMATSKQEAEAMIEAAKESGKKLMIAHNQRFVPSHQRARKLIESGEIGKIYSFRTAFGHGGPEGWSVDGKESWFFLKEKAFVGAMGDLGVHKTDLLRYLLGEEIIEVGSFVETSAKDFADVDDSAVCILKTENGVIGTLAASWAYVSKEDNSTIIYGEKAILRLEDDPVNSLVVQYKSGEVVNYQLGRIQSNEEGGQNNSRVIDLFVDAVVNNQEPPVPGEEGMKSLNVILAALESNETKQIVRVNDQ comes from the coding sequence ATGGAAAAATTACGTGTAGCAGTCATCGGTTGCGGCAGTATTGCTCAGTATCGTCATTTACCTGAATATAAAGCAAATAAAAACGTAGAACTTGTTGCGGTTTGTGATATCAATGAAGAGCGTGCGATAGAAGTGGCGGAGAAATTCGGAGCTAAAGCCTATACGAGTTATGAAGAGCTATTAGATGCTGGCGGAGTAGACGCGGTTAGCGTTTGTACACCAAATTATCTTCATGCTCCCATCTCTATTGCTGCATTACATGCCGGTTTCCATGTCCTTTGTGAAAAGCCAATGGCCACCTCAAAACAAGAAGCAGAGGCCATGATTGAGGCTGCAAAGGAAAGCGGTAAAAAGCTGATGATTGCACATAATCAACGATTCGTACCGTCTCATCAAAGAGCTCGCAAGCTCATTGAAAGTGGAGAAATCGGGAAAATTTATAGTTTTCGTACAGCGTTTGGACACGGTGGTCCTGAAGGCTGGAGTGTGGATGGAAAAGAAAGCTGGTTTTTCCTAAAGGAAAAAGCATTTGTTGGAGCGATGGGCGATCTAGGTGTGCATAAAACGGATTTACTGCGATATCTTCTTGGGGAAGAGATCATTGAAGTGGGGTCATTTGTAGAAACTAGTGCAAAAGATTTTGCTGATGTGGATGATAGTGCGGTTTGTATATTGAAAACAGAAAACGGCGTCATCGGAACGCTTGCTGCCAGCTGGGCCTATGTAAGCAAAGAAGATAATTCGACGATTATTTATGGGGAAAAAGCCATCCTTCGTTTAGAGGATGATCCGGTCAACTCACTGGTTGTTCAATATAAAAGTGGTGAAGTGGTCAATTACCAGTTGGGCAGAATCCAGTCAAATGAAGAGGGCGGTCAAAACAATTCACGTGTGATCGATCTTTTTGTTGACGCGGTTGTGAACAATCAAGAGCCTCCTGTTCCGGGTGAGGAAGGCATGAAATCTTTAAATGTTATCTTGGCTGCGCTCGAATCAAATGAAACAAAACAAATAGTAAGAGTGAATGACCAATGA
- a CDS encoding globin yields MVKELESNFKSLYSEIGGQETIDKLVNAFYPRVYADQELRPLFEGDMEEIKRKQRMFLPQFLGGPALYSQEFGPPAMRARHLPFEVTPRRAACWLRCMKEAFQEIGLDQNPAGLAFYDRLTQVAGIMVNSPDRD; encoded by the coding sequence ATGGTGAAGGAATTGGAATCTAATTTTAAATCTCTATATAGTGAAATTGGTGGACAAGAAACCATTGACAAGTTAGTTAATGCCTTTTATCCACGTGTATATGCTGATCAGGAATTAAGACCTTTATTTGAAGGGGACATGGAAGAAATCAAGAGGAAGCAGAGAATGTTTCTTCCGCAATTTTTGGGAGGGCCTGCTTTATACAGCCAGGAATTTGGACCACCTGCCATGAGAGCACGCCACTTACCGTTTGAAGTAACACCAAGAAGAGCTGCCTGCTGGTTACGTTGTATGAAAGAAGCCTTCCAGGAAATCGGACTTGACCAAAATCCCGCAGGACTTGCATTCTATGACCGCTTAACACAGGTTGCCGGCATAATGGTAAACAGTCCCGACCGTGATTAA
- a CDS encoding QueT transporter family protein translates to MKVKSIVVNGIVAALYIAVSAIIQPFGFTQVQFRVSEMFNHLVVFNKKYFFGIVLGVFLTNLFFSPMKAYDLIFGVGQSVIALLITIACAKYIKGLWTRMIVNTLVFTFTMFLIALELHLAFNLPFMFTWLTTAVGEFVVMAVGMPVMYVINQRVRFNKIV, encoded by the coding sequence ATGAAAGTAAAATCAATTGTCGTCAACGGCATTGTAGCAGCCTTGTACATTGCGGTCTCTGCTATAATCCAGCCGTTTGGATTTACCCAAGTCCAGTTTCGTGTGTCTGAGATGTTCAATCATCTAGTTGTTTTTAACAAAAAATATTTCTTCGGTATCGTTCTGGGTGTATTTTTGACGAATTTATTCTTTTCACCCATGAAAGCATACGACCTTATTTTCGGTGTCGGTCAATCCGTGATTGCCTTATTAATCACGATTGCCTGTGCAAAATATATTAAGGGGTTATGGACACGAATGATTGTGAATACACTAGTTTTCACATTTACCATGTTCCTTATTGCCCTTGAGCTACACTTGGCATTTAACCTACCATTCATGTTTACGTGGTTAACCACTGCGGTTGGCGAGTTCGTGGTCATGGCTGTTGGTATGCCTGTAATGTATGTAATTAACCAGCGTGTTCGTTTTAATAAAATCGTTTAA
- a CDS encoding carbohydrate ABC transporter permease yields the protein MGRKYKLPLEILGILLGLLWLSPFYLMIVNSFKTKKEIFSGTLNLPEVFTFDNYVEAFNELTFLKTFMNSLLITVVSVAIIIIFSSMAAYALSRNKSKMSTIVFFLFVAAMLIPFQSVMIPLVTIFGKIEMLNRAGIIFMYLGFGASLSIFLYHGTLSGIPKSLDEAATIDGANRFQIFWYIVFPMLKPITVTVAILNTIWIWNDYLLPSLVINQEGMETIPLKMFFFFGEYTKQWHLALAGLTIAIIPVIIAYFFAQREIIKGISEGAVK from the coding sequence ATGGGAAGAAAATATAAATTGCCGCTTGAGATTCTAGGTATTTTATTAGGTTTGTTATGGCTTTCTCCTTTTTACTTAATGATCGTCAACTCCTTTAAAACAAAGAAGGAAATTTTCTCAGGTACATTAAATTTACCGGAAGTATTTACTTTTGATAACTATGTTGAAGCATTTAATGAACTCACATTCTTAAAAACATTTATGAACTCACTTTTAATTACGGTAGTAAGTGTAGCCATCATTATTATCTTCTCATCAATGGCTGCCTACGCTCTTTCAAGAAATAAGAGCAAAATGAGTACCATTGTATTCTTCTTGTTTGTTGCAGCGATGTTAATCCCGTTCCAATCCGTTATGATTCCATTGGTGACGATTTTCGGAAAAATAGAAATGCTCAATCGAGCGGGAATTATCTTTATGTATTTAGGCTTTGGTGCCAGTCTTTCCATCTTCCTGTACCATGGTACATTGAGCGGGATTCCAAAATCCTTGGATGAGGCTGCAACCATTGATGGTGCAAATCGATTCCAGATTTTTTGGTACATCGTTTTCCCTATGTTAAAGCCGATTACTGTAACGGTAGCCATCTTGAATACCATTTGGATTTGGAATGACTACTTACTTCCATCTCTAGTAATAAACCAAGAAGGAATGGAAACTATTCCATTAAAAATGTTCTTCTTCTTCGGTGAGTATACAAAGCAATGGCACTTAGCGCTCGCTGGATTAACGATTGCGATTATTCCAGTAATCATTGCATACTTCTTTGCACAAAGGGAAATTATCAAGGGTATTTCTGAGGGTGCGGTTAAATAA
- a CDS encoding ABC transporter substrate-binding protein: protein MNKKKLFSGVGAGLLSLSLLLTGCGNADKGGGAKEESKGGNVTLDVFQFKVEFKKQFEEAAKKYEASHKGVNINITTVGGGEDYGAALKSKFASGKEPAIYNIGGPQDVEDWQKKLADLSDTEASKKALKGTLDGVSKDGKVLGLPYNQEGYGFIYNKTVFEKAGIDPKSIKSYADLENAVKTLDSKKKDLGLKAVFALPGKETWVTGLHLSNAFLAPEFDNNVLNAFSAKKVDFKYGDAFKKVLDLQNNYSVQPTVSLDYAQQVEELFSLQKVAMIQQGNWAYGSIAGIDKDFADKNIGLLPIPVEGYKEDAIPVGIPMYWGVNSNKDKATQAEAKKFLDWLYTSDEGKEIVINDFKFIPAYDGFDASKISDPLSKEIYQYAQDGKTIGWTFMGYPTGWGQDQLGVQIQKYLSKEAKWEDVVKTTKEAWEKARNK, encoded by the coding sequence ATGAACAAGAAAAAATTATTTTCTGGAGTTGGAGCTGGACTTCTTTCATTAAGTCTTCTTCTAACAGGCTGTGGTAACGCTGATAAAGGTGGCGGAGCTAAGGAAGAATCAAAAGGCGGTAATGTAACACTTGATGTATTCCAATTCAAAGTAGAATTCAAAAAGCAATTTGAAGAAGCTGCGAAGAAATACGAAGCATCACATAAAGGAGTAAATATCAACATCACAACTGTTGGTGGTGGTGAAGATTACGGTGCAGCTTTAAAATCTAAATTTGCTTCAGGTAAAGAACCAGCTATCTACAACATCGGTGGCCCACAAGACGTGGAAGACTGGCAAAAGAAATTAGCTGACCTTTCTGATACAGAAGCATCTAAGAAAGCATTAAAAGGTACACTTGATGGTGTTTCTAAAGATGGTAAAGTTTTAGGATTACCATACAACCAAGAAGGTTACGGCTTTATCTATAACAAGACTGTATTCGAAAAAGCTGGAATTGATCCAAAATCAATCAAGAGCTATGCAGACCTTGAAAATGCAGTTAAAACTCTAGACTCTAAGAAGAAAGATCTTGGTCTTAAAGCAGTATTTGCACTTCCTGGTAAAGAAACTTGGGTAACTGGCTTACACTTATCCAATGCATTCTTAGCTCCTGAATTTGATAACAACGTTCTAAATGCATTCAGTGCAAAGAAAGTTGACTTCAAATATGGTGATGCGTTCAAGAAGGTCCTTGATCTTCAAAACAACTATTCTGTCCAACCAACTGTAAGCCTTGACTATGCTCAACAAGTTGAAGAGCTATTCTCACTACAAAAAGTAGCTATGATTCAACAAGGTAACTGGGCATATGGTTCAATCGCTGGAATCGACAAAGATTTCGCTGATAAGAACATTGGTTTATTACCAATTCCTGTAGAAGGTTACAAAGAAGATGCAATCCCTGTTGGTATCCCAATGTACTGGGGCGTAAACAGCAACAAAGACAAAGCTACACAAGCTGAAGCTAAGAAATTCTTAGACTGGTTATACACTTCTGACGAAGGTAAAGAAATCGTTATCAACGACTTTAAGTTCATCCCTGCTTATGATGGCTTTGATGCATCAAAAATCAGTGATCCACTTTCAAAAGAAATTTATCAATATGCTCAAGATGGCAAGACAATCGGCTGGACATTCATGGGCTACCCAACTGGTTGGGGACAAGACCAACTTGGTGTTCAAATTCAAAAATATTTGAGCAAAGAAGCTAAGTGGGAAGATGTAGTAAAAACTACAAAAGAAGCTTGGGAAAAAGCAAGAAATAAATAA
- a CDS encoding sugar nucleotide-binding protein — MEKVLILGASGLVGRALINELRDSFDLYGTYSSSSLSLPGGKQFQLEVQEIDKLKEIISSINPDIVISCLRGEFDQQLQLHKELAMELRNSNGRLYFFSTTNVFDGDYSKPHTESDIPFSESDYGKFKIDCEKMLKEILDERVIILRIPAIWGKNSPRWNLIKESIKNNKMIDVYSNLLCNNLLDVQLAKQLRFIIESKLKGIFHLASEDMMTHAQFFEQIMSALEGEKSILQYSFFQDTTDTRYFALKSNRDDMPGSLYSTNKAIISYLLG; from the coding sequence ATGGAAAAGGTACTTATTCTTGGCGCAAGCGGTCTAGTTGGAAGGGCTTTAATCAATGAACTTAGAGATTCATTTGACCTGTATGGAACATATTCTTCTTCGTCGCTCAGTCTCCCTGGTGGTAAGCAGTTCCAATTGGAAGTTCAAGAAATAGATAAGCTAAAGGAAATTATAAGTTCAATTAATCCCGACATTGTGATTTCCTGCCTAAGAGGAGAGTTTGATCAACAGCTCCAGTTACATAAAGAATTGGCAATGGAATTACGAAATAGCAATGGTCGTTTGTATTTCTTTTCTACTACAAATGTATTTGATGGTGATTATTCAAAACCACACACCGAATCAGATATTCCTTTTTCTGAATCAGATTATGGGAAATTCAAAATAGATTGCGAAAAAATGTTAAAAGAAATTTTAGATGAGCGGGTGATCATTCTCCGAATCCCCGCGATATGGGGTAAGAATTCTCCAAGATGGAACTTAATCAAAGAAAGTATAAAAAATAATAAAATGATTGATGTGTACAGCAATTTATTATGCAACAATCTTTTGGATGTTCAGTTAGCAAAACAACTAAGGTTCATTATTGAAAGTAAGCTAAAGGGCATATTTCACTTAGCTTCAGAGGATATGATGACTCATGCACAATTTTTCGAACAGATTATGAGTGCACTTGAAGGTGAAAAAAGCATATTGCAATATAGCTTTTTCCAAGATACTACAGATACACGTTATTTTGCATTGAAATCAAATCGTGATGATATGCCAGGCTCACTGTACAGCACGAATAAAGCTATTATTTCTTACCTGTTGGGATAA
- a CDS encoding sugar phosphate isomerase/epimerase: MKLGVFTVLFAEKSFEEMLDTVKEAGLHAVEIGTGCYPGNSHCDLDALLESEDARKEYIQKVEGRGLTISAFSCHGNPISPEKEFAKQSHETLLKTIKLASLLGVQVVNCFSGTAGDHEGAKYPNWPVTPWPNEYGDVLKWQWEEKLIPYWKEVGQYAKEHQVKIGLELHGGFLVHTPYTLLKLREETCDAIGANLDPSHLWWQGIDPVAAIKILAKENAIHHFHAKDTYIDQENVNMYGLTDMQPYGEVRSRAWTFRSVGCGHSLKEWSDMMSALRTYGYDYVVSIEHEDPIMSIEEGFKRAVVNLKSVLIEEPVSQMWWV; this comes from the coding sequence ATGAAATTAGGTGTATTTACCGTTTTATTTGCTGAAAAGTCTTTCGAGGAGATGCTCGATACTGTAAAAGAAGCAGGCCTTCATGCTGTTGAAATCGGCACAGGTTGTTACCCAGGGAACAGTCATTGCGATTTAGATGCGTTATTGGAAAGTGAAGACGCAAGGAAGGAATATATCCAGAAAGTTGAAGGACGCGGGCTGACCATTAGTGCCTTTAGCTGTCACGGAAATCCTATTTCTCCTGAAAAAGAATTCGCGAAGCAGTCTCATGAGACACTTTTAAAGACAATTAAACTCGCTTCTTTGTTAGGTGTTCAGGTAGTAAACTGTTTCTCTGGTACCGCAGGTGACCATGAAGGCGCCAAGTACCCTAACTGGCCCGTGACACCGTGGCCAAATGAATATGGAGACGTGTTAAAGTGGCAATGGGAAGAGAAGCTGATTCCATACTGGAAGGAAGTAGGGCAGTATGCGAAGGAGCATCAGGTGAAAATTGGCCTTGAACTTCATGGCGGCTTTTTGGTTCATACACCATACACCCTGTTGAAGTTGCGCGAAGAAACCTGCGATGCGATTGGCGCCAACTTGGATCCAAGTCATCTTTGGTGGCAAGGAATTGATCCTGTTGCAGCAATCAAAATTTTGGCTAAAGAAAATGCGATCCATCATTTCCATGCGAAAGATACGTATATTGATCAAGAAAACGTAAATATGTATGGATTAACGGACATGCAGCCATATGGGGAAGTACGTTCACGTGCGTGGACCTTCCGTTCGGTTGGATGCGGTCATAGTTTGAAAGAATGGTCTGATATGATGAGTGCACTCCGCACTTATGGTTATGACTATGTGGTCAGCATTGAACATGAGGATCCAATTATGTCGATTGAAGAAGGCTTTAAACGGGCAGTGGTGAACTTAAAATCCGTTCTCATTGAAGAGCCCGTTTCACAAATGTGGTGGGTATAG
- a CDS encoding carbohydrate ABC transporter permease: protein MRTRDLSYWLFLAPVLLALSMVVIIPLLFGVYYSFTNWNGIEVGGFIGFENYINVFKDKEFLDSLWFTVKFTVVSIILINFFGLALALIVTSKIKTSKFLRTIFFMPNLIGGLILGFIWQFIFIKVFAGIGELFGIENLQGWLSTTNTGFWGLVILMSWQMAGYIMVIYISYLEGVPTELIEAAEIDGASSFQRLRFIVFPLVAPAFTVSMFLTLSNTFKLYDQNLSLTGGGPYNSTQMVAMEIFKTAFGESEMAYAQAKAVIFFIIVAAISLTQVYINKKREVEM, encoded by the coding sequence ATGCGTACGCGGGATTTATCTTATTGGTTATTTTTAGCCCCGGTTCTTTTAGCATTATCAATGGTTGTTATCATTCCATTGCTATTCGGAGTTTACTATTCATTTACAAACTGGAATGGTATTGAAGTAGGCGGTTTTATTGGCTTCGAAAATTATATTAATGTTTTTAAAGATAAGGAATTCTTAGATTCATTATGGTTTACAGTAAAGTTTACTGTTGTTTCCATTATTTTAATTAACTTCTTTGGGCTTGCATTAGCACTTATCGTAACATCCAAAATTAAAACAAGTAAGTTTCTACGTACGATCTTTTTCATGCCGAACCTAATTGGTGGTTTGATTCTAGGTTTTATCTGGCAATTTATTTTCATTAAAGTTTTTGCCGGTATTGGAGAATTGTTTGGAATCGAAAACTTACAAGGATGGCTTTCTACTACTAACACTGGTTTTTGGGGCTTAGTCATCTTAATGAGCTGGCAAATGGCTGGATACATCATGGTCATTTACATTTCTTACTTAGAAGGTGTACCAACAGAGTTAATTGAAGCTGCTGAAATTGATGGGGCAAGTTCATTCCAGCGTCTGCGCTTCATTGTTTTCCCGTTAGTTGCACCTGCATTTACAGTTAGTATGTTCTTAACATTATCGAACACGTTCAAGCTTTACGATCAAAACTTATCACTAACAGGCGGCGGTCCGTATAATTCCACGCAAATGGTCGCTATGGAAATCTTCAAAACAGCATTTGGTGAAAGTGAAATGGCTTATGCTCAGGCAAAAGCAGTTATCTTCTTTATTATCGTTGCTGCTATTTCCTTAACACAAGTGTACATCAACAAGAAAAGGGAGGTTGAAATGTAA
- a CDS encoding VOC family protein — translation MLHHLEIYVSNLAKTTEFWGWFLSELGYELYQEWNLGISWKYGGTYLVFVQVEERFLDVPYHRSRVGLNHLAFHAESQEHVDRITEQLKEKGVPILYQDRHPFAGGDSHYAVFFEDPDRIKVELVAPKVDN, via the coding sequence ATCCTACACCATTTAGAAATCTACGTTTCGAATCTAGCGAAAACTACAGAATTTTGGGGATGGTTTTTATCTGAATTAGGATATGAACTGTACCAAGAATGGAACTTAGGAATTAGTTGGAAATATGGGGGAACCTATCTAGTATTTGTGCAAGTGGAAGAAAGATTTTTGGACGTTCCTTATCATCGCTCGAGAGTAGGCTTAAATCATCTAGCATTTCATGCTGAATCTCAAGAGCACGTCGATCGAATTACGGAACAATTAAAAGAAAAAGGAGTCCCAATTCTTTATCAGGATCGCCACCCGTTCGCAGGGGGGGATTCACATTATGCGGTATTTTTTGAAGACCCTGATCGTATTAAAGTGGAACTAGTAGCACCAAAAGTGGATAACTAA
- a CDS encoding Gfo/Idh/MocA family protein: MKKLRIGIIGVGGIAQGRHIPAFLQLSDVCEITALSDVNVERAKEVAEKNQIPNVFDNYHDLFSEVDAVCICTPNKFHAEITVAAFEAGVHVLCEKPMALSAEECEAMIAASKRADKVLAIAYHYRFMKEAQAAKKAMKEVGTALVVRVQALRRRKVPGWGVFTNKDLQGGGSLIDYGCHLLDLALWLMGNPKQTMVSGTTYNTLSRMPNQVNQWGEFDHETFNVDDHVTSYVQFENGASMLFETSWAANIKDDKEHLSISGVDGGISVFPFELYTTKNGMLLNSQAAWISGEENPGLPQAKNFIQACLGLEELVVKPEEALQVSQIIDRIYESSHSFREGITK; this comes from the coding sequence ATGAAAAAACTACGAATTGGCATAATTGGGGTTGGTGGCATTGCGCAAGGCCGTCATATCCCTGCTTTTTTACAGCTTAGTGATGTATGTGAAATAACAGCTCTTAGTGATGTGAATGTGGAACGTGCAAAAGAAGTGGCTGAAAAAAATCAAATTCCAAATGTGTTTGATAATTATCATGATCTTTTTTCTGAAGTAGATGCGGTTTGTATTTGTACGCCAAATAAATTCCATGCGGAGATTACCGTTGCTGCATTCGAAGCAGGGGTTCATGTTCTCTGTGAAAAGCCAATGGCGCTAAGTGCTGAAGAATGTGAGGCAATGATTGCTGCCTCTAAAAGAGCCGATAAGGTTCTAGCTATTGCCTATCATTATCGTTTCATGAAAGAAGCACAGGCGGCAAAGAAAGCTATGAAGGAGGTAGGAACTGCACTTGTAGTTAGGGTTCAGGCTTTAAGGCGCCGGAAAGTGCCGGGCTGGGGTGTGTTTACAAATAAAGACCTTCAAGGTGGCGGCAGCCTAATCGACTATGGTTGTCACCTTCTCGACCTCGCCTTGTGGCTAATGGGAAATCCGAAACAAACGATGGTGTCAGGCACCACCTATAACACATTAAGTAGAATGCCGAATCAAGTGAATCAATGGGGCGAGTTTGATCATGAAACGTTTAATGTTGATGATCATGTGACGTCATATGTGCAGTTTGAAAACGGGGCTTCGATGCTGTTTGAAACTTCATGGGCTGCGAATATAAAGGATGACAAGGAACATCTGAGCATATCTGGAGTAGACGGCGGGATAAGTGTTTTCCCATTTGAGCTTTATACTACTAAAAATGGAATGCTATTAAATAGCCAAGCGGCATGGATTTCAGGTGAAGAGAATCCAGGACTGCCACAGGCAAAAAACTTTATTCAAGCATGCCTTGGATTGGAAGAATTAGTTGTGAAGCCTGAGGAGGCTCTTCAAGTTTCTCAAATTATTGATCGAATCTATGAGAGCAGTCATTCGTTTAGAGAGGGGATTACAAAATGA